CAAGTACTGAAACTGGGGGTGCCAGTTGCATACCATCCAAAACCTTTTACCCATCCTGGCCTGTTGCATTCAATTAGTGATCTTCAGCGGATGAAAGATATGGTGGCCATAGGCAGGGAACCGTGGAAGAGTGCTTTTGAGAAATTCAAATCGCACCCGTGGTCAAGCGCTTCCTGCGAACCTCATGCCGTTCAGCATGTAGAACGTAGCTTATTGATTGGTGCCGGTAAAAATATAGGAAACCTAGAAAAAGATGTTTGTGCCGCTTATCAAAATGCAATAATGTGGAATATTACTGGCGATGAAGCCCATGCTAAAACCGCCATAAAAATAATAAATGCCTGGTCTGATACTTTTAAAGTTTTTGATGGAACAGATGTAGAGTTAGGGGCAGGACTGAATGTTTTTAAGATGGCCAGTGCCGCAGAGATCATGCGGGCTACCTACCCTAAATGGAAACAGGACGACATCGAAAAATGTAAAGTGATGTTCAGAGAGGTGTTTTATCCTCCCATCCAGTATTTTGCGCTTTGGGCCCACGGTAACTGGGATCTGGCCTGTATGAAAGGTATGATGGCTATTGCCGTTTTTAATGATGACCATGAAATGTTCGACCGTGCAGTTGATTTCTATTATAAGGGCCCTGGAAATGGTAGCCTGCTGCATTATGTCGTAAATGAAGATGGCCAGTGTCAGGAGAGTGGGCGTGATCAGCCACACTGTATGCTTGGAATCGGCCATCTGGCAGAAATGTGCGAAATTGGGTGGAATCAAGGGATGGATATGTACAGTTTTGCGCAGAACAGGTTGCTCAAAGGGTTTGAGTATACAGCCCGGTATAATCTAGGAGAAGATGTGCCTTTTGAGCCTTATAACGATATCAGTGGCAGATTTCCTGCCGATAAGATATCCATCAATGGAAGAGGAAAGCTGCGCTCGATCTTTGAACAGGTATACAACCATTATGCTTTCCGCGTAAAGGGTATACCTGCAGATCAATACCGCTATACAAAACGGGCAGCAGATGAATTGAGACCCGAAGGGGCAGGATTTAATGCCGACAACGCAGGTTTCGGGACACTTTTCTTTTCCCTGCCCCACCTATAGTAATCTGGATAGCAAATTAATAACCTAAAATAACGTTCGAACCTGATAATACACTGATCTAAAGTGATATGTACAGAATAATTTTTATCTGCTTTACTTTTTTATTGCTATGCCAAAACATTTTTGCTGCAGAATGGCAATGGTCTGTTTCCGTGCAGGGTAATATTTCTTCCGAAACAGGAGAAAAGCCGACGGCATTTTTATGGATACCGCCTGATTGTAAACAAGTAAGAGGGGTGGTTATTGGCCAGCACAATATGCTTGAAGAAGGAATATTGGAGCATAGTGCTTTTAGAAAAAATCTTTCTGCGCTTGGTCTTGCCGAAATCTGGATGACGCCGTCGGTTGATATGGTTTTTAACCTCAGCTCCTCGGCAGTTTTTTTCGGAACAATGAAAAACCTTGCAGACCTATCTGGTTATGAGGAACTCGCATTTGCTCCGGTTATCCCCATTGGGCACTCTGCTGCGGCAAGCTATCCCTGGAATTTTGCTGCTTTTAATCCCGATCGTACAATTGCCGTGTTATCTATTCATGGCGATGCACCATTAACCAATATGACCGGGAGCGGTAAACCCAATCCTGATTGGGGCGAAAGAAATTTAAACGGTATCCCCGGGCTTTTTGTGATGGGGGAAGATGAATGGATTGAAGGACGGATTAGCCCGGCAATGAAATATAGAAAAGATAACCCCAATACACCCATTGCATTACTTTGTGATGCAGGCCATGGTCACTTTGACTATTCTGATGAACTGATTAACTACCTTAATCTGTTTATCTCTAAAGCAGTAAAAACCCGGCTTCCCCAAAAAACACCTTTACATACTTTTCCGATACTTTCTGCTGTTAAGCCTCAAAAAGGATGGCTGGTGGATAGATGGAGGAGAAACGAATTGCCAAATGCCGTTTCAGCACCCTATCATGATTATCAGGGAAACAAAGCTGAGGCCGGATGGGTATTTGATGCGCAGATGGCAAAGGTAACCGAGGATCTGTATCGGGCTGCGCGGGCAAAAATAAAACGCTCAATCGGATTCACTCAACAGGGTAAACTCTTGTCTCCTGCAGGATCTGCTGGTTTCAGGCCGCTTTTTCATCCTCTTGCAGATGGGATTACCTTTCATGTTTCGGCAATAAATACCGATACCACAACCCATCAGATTGATGTGCGCTATCGTCCCGAAGAGAAAATTGTGATTTCCAGGATCTGCGGGCCGGTCAAGAAAATCAATGACTCCACATTTCAGTTGTCTTTTTACCGAATGGGATTTAATAACACCAAGCGGAGCAATGATATCTGGCTAATGGCCAGTCAGAAAGGCGATGCTAAATATCGCTCATCAGTACAACAGGCAAATATGAAGATTCCCCTTACCAATCTGAAAGGGATGCCACAGCAAATTATTTTCCCAGAAATCCCTGACCAGAAAAAATCTGTGAAATCCTTGAAACTGATTGCCCATTCTGACGCTGGATTGCCCTTACAGTATTTTGTAAAGGAAGGGCCTGCAGAAATTGTAGATGGTATACTTTATTTTACAGGCATCCCGCCCAGAAGTAAGTTGCCGTTAAAAGTTACGCTGGTCGCATGGCAATATGGATGTAATAGTCCCGCGAAGCAGGTCCAATCGGCTGTCCCGGTTCAAAGGACATTTTCGATAATTAACTGATCGGTCACTTTATCTAATTTCCGGTAATGGCAAAAAAGATTTCTATAGGCGATGTAGCAACTGCCCTTAATATTTCAAAGTCTACAATTTCCTTCATTATCAATGGCAAGGCTAAAGAGAAACGGATCAGTTTGGCTTTGACCGAAAAGGTACTTCAGTACATCGATGAGAACGGATATAAACCAAGCCGCCTGGCTCAAAGCCTGAGCACTGGTAAAACCATGATTATTGGCCTGATGGTGGAAAAAATATCCGATTATTTTTTTGCACAGATGGCCTATCATATAGAGGAAATTGCCTACCAGAGCGGGTATAAGATTTTCTATTGTAGCACTGATAACGATCCGGATAAAACCAGGGAGCTCATCCAGCTTTTCAGAGACCGCAATGTAGATGGTTACATCATAACGCCTCCGCCCGGGATGGAAAAAGAAATACAGGCGCTTATTGACGAAGGATCTCCGGTTGTACTGTTCGATAGGTATTATCTTGATGTTGAATCGAGTTATGTAATCCTCGATAATTTTAAAGCCAGCTATAATGCTTCCAAATACCTGGCAGAAAACGCTTTTGCCCATATTGCATTTATTACACTGGATAGTAACCAGAGCCAGATGGA
The nucleotide sequence above comes from Pedobacter riviphilus. Encoded proteins:
- a CDS encoding alginate lyase family protein, whose protein sequence is MHNLNVCSRLIRHTNWMLTLIVFFLFIVDTHGQVLKLGVPVAYHPKPFTHPGLLHSISDLQRMKDMVAIGREPWKSAFEKFKSHPWSSASCEPHAVQHVERSLLIGAGKNIGNLEKDVCAAYQNAIMWNITGDEAHAKTAIKIINAWSDTFKVFDGTDVELGAGLNVFKMASAAEIMRATYPKWKQDDIEKCKVMFREVFYPPIQYFALWAHGNWDLACMKGMMAIAVFNDDHEMFDRAVDFYYKGPGNGSLLHYVVNEDGQCQESGRDQPHCMLGIGHLAEMCEIGWNQGMDMYSFAQNRLLKGFEYTARYNLGEDVPFEPYNDISGRFPADKISINGRGKLRSIFEQVYNHYAFRVKGIPADQYRYTKRAADELRPEGAGFNADNAGFGTLFFSLPHL
- a CDS encoding LacI family DNA-binding transcriptional regulator codes for the protein MAKKISIGDVATALNISKSTISFIINGKAKEKRISLALTEKVLQYIDENGYKPSRLAQSLSTGKTMIIGLMVEKISDYFFAQMAYHIEEIAYQSGYKIFYCSTDNDPDKTRELIQLFRDRNVDGYIITPPPGMEKEIQALIDEGSPVVLFDRYYLDVESSYVILDNFKASYNASKYLAENAFAHIAFITLDSNQSQMEERKLGYTKAMAEHELEVIIEKVPYGNDPAQTVKQLVKFLKQNKRVDAVYFATNYLTFSGIKAINQLGYHIPGKMGIIAFDDHQVFDFYEPTITAVAQPISELARQSIGVLLSLLNKPLEERAVQKVTVPAHFIIRGSTTR